The following is a genomic window from Butyricimonas faecihominis.
ACCCTCCTTATTGGATGTATTATTCGGCGGATAGTGCTTATATGTTATATGCAAGACATCATAATTTGTATGCAGTGGGAAATCCTGCCAAAGGGAAGGATACAACAGAGATTCAGTTAACGAATGATGGTGAAAAATATTATTCTTTTAATCGGGAAGACGAAGGAGAAATGGAGGGACGTTTTGGTTGTGAGGCGTATTGGCTTAAAAAGGGACACCGGTTTTATGCAATTCGGGAAGATGCTCGTAAAGTAGAGGAATTGTGGTTAATTGATGCGTTGGCAAACCCTCGTCCGAAATTAAAAACTTATAAAGCTGAATTAGCCGGCGATAAAAACGTAATTCAGTATGAATTGATTATTGGTGATTTGGATACAAAAGAAGTCCGGAAAATAGATATTAGTCGTTGGAAAGATCAATATATTGATTTCCTGTATACTAGTAATGATGGTTTGCGTCTTTATTTCCAACGGTACAAACGTACATGGGATGAGACGGAGATTTGTATGGTAAATACTGAAACGGGTGACGTGAAAGTTCTAATTCATGAGGAGGATAAGCCTTATTTGGATTATCAAATGCGTGCAATCCATTTTTTGAATGATGGAAACGAGATTCTGTTTCGTTCGGAACGTACCGGTTGGGGACATTATTATTTGTATGACAAGGATGGGAATTTGAAGAATCAAGTGACTTCTGGGCCTTGGGTGGCTGGACCAATTCAGAAGATTGATACGGCTAAACGACAGATTTATTTTGTTGGATTGGGTAAAGAGAAAAATATAGATCCTTATTATTACGTGTTATATCGAGCCGACTTGGATAAGAAGGATGCTGTTACATTGTTGACCCCGGAGGATGCTTCGCATGACGTGGCGATCTCTCCGTCAAGTCGTTATTTTGTAGATAGTTATTCTAGAGTAGATTTGGAGCCAGTAAATGTATTGCGAGATCGGCAGGGAAAGGTCATTATGGAGTTGGGAAAACCTGATCTTCGCCGGGTATATGAGATGGGGTGGCGTGCTCCGGAACGTTTTAAAGTGAAAGCGGCAGATGGCGTGACGGATATATATGGTATCATGTGGAAACCGGCAGATTTTGATTCAACAAAATGTTATCCGATTATATCTACGGTGTATCCGGGGCCATTCTATGAATACGTGCAAACCCGTTTCACGTTGGATGACGATTTGAATACTCGTTTGGCACAAGTCGGTTTTATCGTGGTGGCTATGGGGCATCGTGGAGGAACACCCATGAGGGGGAAGGCTTACCATACTTACGGATATGGAAATCAACGGGATTACCCGTTGGCTGATGATAAGTATGCAATAGAGCAGTTGGCTGATCGTTATCCTTTTATTAATGGTAAAAAAGTGGGGATGTACGGGCATTCAGGAGGTGGATTTATGACTGCTGCGGCAATTTGTACCTATCCTGATTTTTATAGTGCGGCTGTTGCATGTGCGGGAAATCATGACAATAATATATACAATAAAGGGTTCGTGGAGATCCATTACGGGGTGAAAGAGAATAAACGAGTGATCAAGGATAGTGTGAACGGAGATCGGGAAGAGATTACTTTCGAGACCAAAAGCAAAACGAACCAAGAGCTGGCAAAAAATTATAAAGGAGGATTACTGATCGTGACGGGGGATATGGATAAAACTGTGCATCCTTCGCATACATTCCGGGTGGTAGAGGCTTTGATTCAGGCAAGAAAAAATTTTGATATGATTGTTTTGCCCGGTAGTACGCATGGCTTCTTTGGAGAGAATGGAGATTTCTTCGAACGGAAAATGTGGTTCCATTTTGCCAAATATTTGTTGGGCGATGATTCAGCCGATTATCAGGGAGATATCGATTATTTCATGAAAAAGCGTTGATCTAAATGAGAAAATATATTGTATTATTATACAGTCTGTTATTTCTTGGAATAGCAGATTGTATATCTCAAAAAAAGCCTCTGGATATGGAGGCTTATAAATTATGGCGAAGAGTTGAGGGGCAACAGATGTCAGAAGATGGCAAATGGGTGACTTATCGCTTTGTTTATATAGATCAAGAAGGACATGATAAAGATGTGCCTGTTACTTATTTACGTGACATGACATCTGGTAAGGTGTATGAGTTCCCCAATGTTCGAGAGATGAGTTTTTTTAATCAAGGAAAGGGATTGAGATACGTGGTGCAGCCCTCTCCGCTTGATACGTTGAAAGAGAGAAAAGATTCTCTTTTTTTGTTATCCTTGAAGGATATGAAAAAAACTTATTGGGATAAGCCTTATGGTTTTCGAGAGTCTCCTCATTCTCCTCTGATTTCTTATTCTTATCCGATTGATCGAGATGGAAAGAATCGGGCTCTTCGTCGGTTGATTGTTTGGAATTTTGAAACTGGGGATTCTGTACGAATAGATAGCGTGGAAAATTATTTTTCAACAGACGATTATAAATCAGTGGTTTATATTCGGAATCATAACGGAAAGAAATCTTTACGAGTTGGTCTGGTAAAAGGGAAACATCAGGTTATTTATGATGATGAAAAAGCTATTGTTACTAATTTCTCTCTGAACCGAGGGGGGCTGAAGGGAGTGTTCTCGGTAGCTTCAGATTCTTCATATTTGAGAGAGCCGGATTTATTATACACGTTTTCAGTTGTTGATGGGAAGTATCGGTTGGTGATGGACACTAAAGAGGTGGTTGTATCGGACGAATATAAAGTTCGAGGGGGGATTTATTCTGTTTTCAACAATGGAAAATATATATTTGTGGACGTGGGATTACAGCAACAGGAAGAACGGAAGCCGAAAGCGAAACCGGATAAGAGTTTTGAGTTGGAGTTGTGGAAATGGGATGATGAAGTTTCACAGAGTAGGCAGTCGTATGGATTAGGGGGAGATAGACGAAAAATGCCTAAATACGTGTACCACGTGGATTCGAAAAAATGTGTATTGGTGGCTCCCTCTCATATAGATCAGATGTATCAGCCGAGTTGTGACGAGTATCGTTATGTTATTATTGCAGATGAAACTCCTTATCGGGGACTTGCGGATTGGCGAGATGAAGTAACGGCAGACTTGTATTTAGTGAGTTTGGAAACGGGTGAACGGACATTATTATTTAAAGATTTTCGGCAACGGCCCGTGTGGAGTCCGAATGGAAAATATGCCATGCTGTATCATGCCGAAAAGAAGGTATGGTATAAGTTGAACCCGGAAACGGGAGAATTGACAGATGTTTCGACACCGATAGGATTTGCCGTGTATAACGAGGAGCATGATCTACCCAAACCTGCGGTTCCTTATGGTATTGCAGGTTGGTTGGCAGGTGGAGATCAAGTTGTCCTGTATGATAAATATGATATGTGGGTGGTGGATCTTACTGGTAAGCAACCCACGTATTCATTAACGAATGGATGGGGACGTGAACATGGTATTTCTTTGCGTTTGTTGAAAGCGAATCGAGAGATGCGTTGGATTAACCCCAAGCAGAATATTTTAGTGCATGGTTTAGATCGTGAAACATTGGATCAAGGAGTTTACGTGTTGACTCCTAACCGGAAAGTAAAAAAATTGATGTCTGGGGCTTATGATTTGTATTTTAATCAGCAGTCCGAGAATGGTAAATTTTATCTGTTTACCCGACAAAGCTATACAGAATTCCGGGAGCTTTGGTGGAGTAAGAATGATTTCACACGTCCCGTACGAATAACAAACACGAATCCTCAACAAGAGAATTATTTGTGGGGAAGTGTGCAATTGGTAGAGTGGACGAATTTTGAGGGAAAACCGAATCGGGGTTTGTTGTATTTGCCAGAGAATTATGATTTAACGAAACGTTATCCTGTCATTGTAAATTTCTACGAGACTCACACAGGAGATCTTCATACTTACCAACTTCCCTCGTTGAGTAGTGCGATGATTAATACGGTAACTTATGTGAGTAATGGATATGTGGTGTTTATGCCGGATGTACATTTTACTGTAGGTGCCCCAGGTGAAAGTTGTTATAATGCGGTGGTTAGTGGGACTCAAATGTTGATTGATCGTGGTATTGCAGATAAAGATCGCATTGGAGTACAAGGGCATAGCTGGTCTGGTTATCAGGTCGCTTATCTGGTGACACGAACCAATATGTTTAAATGTGCTAGTCCGGGAGCTGCCGTGTCTAATATGGTCTCAGCTTACACTGGTATCCGAACGGGAAGCGGTATGCCTCGAATGTTTATGTACGAGGAAACACAAAGCCGGATGGGGAAGACACTTTGGGATGACCCGGAGGCGTATATCAAGAATTCACCTATCTTTTATGCGGATAAGATTCAGACTCCGTTACTAATATTTCATTGTGATGGGGATGAGGCGGTGCCGTATTCCGAAGGGTTAAATCTTTTCTTGGCAATGAGACGGTTGCATAAACCTGCGTGGTTGTTGAATTACAAGGGAGACAGACATTTCCTTTATAATAAGGCGGCAGAGATTGACTGGACAATTCGTCTGCAACAATTTTTTGACTATTATTTGAAAGATACTCCGATGCCTCGTTGGATGAAAGAAGGAATTAATGTGAATGAGCGTGGGGTCGACCAAAAGTATGACTTTGTGAAATAAATCATGTGTTTAGATAAATATAATTTTAATTTAAAATGGAAAAGATGAAAAAGTTATTATGTATTAGTTTGATCTTGTTTGCTTTTGCTTGTACAAGTGACCCTCAAAAAGAAATGGAAAAAGCAATTGTCGGTGAATGGTGTAATCCCTATACATATCAATCAACAGGCGAATTGAAAGGTTTTAATTTCAAAAAAGGTGGTGTTTGTGAGTCAATAAATATTCCTTCTTTAGAATTGAAATCTTGGGAAATAAAAGATGGCTACCTTATCGTGAAAGGATTTGAGGTTACAGAGGATGGAAGCAAGGCCGAGTATGCAACAAAAGAGAAAATAGGTCAATTGACCACCGATTCTTTATGTTTGGTTGTGCAAGAGGCGAA
Proteins encoded in this region:
- a CDS encoding S9 family peptidase gives rise to the protein MKKFLVLLFLVFVGSINAQQKANYALAERFRELTTMPIVKYSLDVHSRYINNTDRFWYSFWTEEGNKYYLVDPDKRTKRLLFDNAELLAKVSEITRRARDPKLLDLQFEFDLDGETIRFYMDGRNFTYNIYTKELEVVGSQKGKSYPPYWMYYSADSAYMLYARHHNLYAVGNPAKGKDTTEIQLTNDGEKYYSFNREDEGEMEGRFGCEAYWLKKGHRFYAIREDARKVEELWLIDALANPRPKLKTYKAELAGDKNVIQYELIIGDLDTKEVRKIDISRWKDQYIDFLYTSNDGLRLYFQRYKRTWDETEICMVNTETGDVKVLIHEEDKPYLDYQMRAIHFLNDGNEILFRSERTGWGHYYLYDKDGNLKNQVTSGPWVAGPIQKIDTAKRQIYFVGLGKEKNIDPYYYVLYRADLDKKDAVTLLTPEDASHDVAISPSSRYFVDSYSRVDLEPVNVLRDRQGKVIMELGKPDLRRVYEMGWRAPERFKVKAADGVTDIYGIMWKPADFDSTKCYPIISTVYPGPFYEYVQTRFTLDDDLNTRLAQVGFIVVAMGHRGGTPMRGKAYHTYGYGNQRDYPLADDKYAIEQLADRYPFINGKKVGMYGHSGGGFMTAAAICTYPDFYSAAVACAGNHDNNIYNKGFVEIHYGVKENKRVIKDSVNGDREEITFETKSKTNQELAKNYKGGLLIVTGDMDKTVHPSHTFRVVEALIQARKNFDMIVLPGSTHGFFGENGDFFERKMWFHFAKYLLGDDSADYQGDIDYFMKKR
- a CDS encoding S9 family peptidase, producing the protein MRKYIVLLYSLLFLGIADCISQKKPLDMEAYKLWRRVEGQQMSEDGKWVTYRFVYIDQEGHDKDVPVTYLRDMTSGKVYEFPNVREMSFFNQGKGLRYVVQPSPLDTLKERKDSLFLLSLKDMKKTYWDKPYGFRESPHSPLISYSYPIDRDGKNRALRRLIVWNFETGDSVRIDSVENYFSTDDYKSVVYIRNHNGKKSLRVGLVKGKHQVIYDDEKAIVTNFSLNRGGLKGVFSVASDSSYLREPDLLYTFSVVDGKYRLVMDTKEVVVSDEYKVRGGIYSVFNNGKYIFVDVGLQQQEERKPKAKPDKSFELELWKWDDEVSQSRQSYGLGGDRRKMPKYVYHVDSKKCVLVAPSHIDQMYQPSCDEYRYVIIADETPYRGLADWRDEVTADLYLVSLETGERTLLFKDFRQRPVWSPNGKYAMLYHAEKKVWYKLNPETGELTDVSTPIGFAVYNEEHDLPKPAVPYGIAGWLAGGDQVVLYDKYDMWVVDLTGKQPTYSLTNGWGREHGISLRLLKANREMRWINPKQNILVHGLDRETLDQGVYVLTPNRKVKKLMSGAYDLYFNQQSENGKFYLFTRQSYTEFRELWWSKNDFTRPVRITNTNPQQENYLWGSVQLVEWTNFEGKPNRGLLYLPENYDLTKRYPVIVNFYETHTGDLHTYQLPSLSSAMINTVTYVSNGYVVFMPDVHFTVGAPGESCYNAVVSGTQMLIDRGIADKDRIGVQGHSWSGYQVAYLVTRTNMFKCASPGAAVSNMVSAYTGIRTGSGMPRMFMYEETQSRMGKTLWDDPEAYIKNSPIFYADKIQTPLLIFHCDGDEAVPYSEGLNLFLAMRRLHKPAWLLNYKGDRHFLYNKAAEIDWTIRLQQFFDYYLKDTPMPRWMKEGINVNERGVDQKYDFVK
- a CDS encoding lipocalin family protein: MKKLLCISLILFAFACTSDPQKEMEKAIVGEWCNPYTYQSTGELKGFNFKKGGVCESINIPSLELKSWEIKDGYLIVKGFEVTEDGSKAEYATKEKIGQLTTDSLCLVVQEANPRLAFLYLNSKVIKERVNAQK